The Salegentibacter mishustinae genome includes a window with the following:
- a CDS encoding tetratricopeptide repeat protein: MRSVLFFLVFICSISGALAQSEVLARNFFDQGEFEKALKTYEELLEENPQNTSYFFGVVQSHQQLENFKRSEELLRQKLNNSANNPTLLIELGHNYELQQNTERAEQFYAEALSAVDARPNYAYSIARTFQKYSLLKYAAETYEKAMQLNNELNFNMQLARIYGEQGKTELMFENYLELIEANPDFFPIANREFGKYISADASSEANTIFRRLLLTKLQKNPRLLYNEMLSWLFTQEEEFLKAFSQEKAIYRRSDKSLQSILNLAIMAKEASDFEAATEIVEYVIQEAPVENLVLQGNQFLLKIQLKNENERNYAEVEKRYAELLEQFGTGLNTLALQIDFANFLAFKQDKQEEAIGLLKRLSEQANRDFDKAMIKLALADILVLQEKFNEALIYYSQVQNLVKNDQISQNARFKVAKTSYYKGDFKWAKQQLDILKSSTSQLIANDAMELSLLIEDNSIEDTTQTALKKYARADLLAFQEKNLEAIQLFEEILNLHKGEKIEDEALLKQAQLFEETGQPEKAEDNYLAIIENFNADILADNAHYYLAELYANELENPEKAKEYYEQIIFNFADSIYFVEARKKYRALRGDYEETP; the protein is encoded by the coding sequence ATGCGCTCTGTCTTATTTTTTCTCGTTTTTATTTGCTCAATTTCAGGTGCCCTTGCGCAATCTGAGGTATTGGCGCGTAATTTTTTCGACCAGGGAGAATTTGAGAAAGCGCTTAAAACCTACGAGGAATTACTAGAGGAAAATCCGCAGAATACTTCCTATTTTTTCGGGGTGGTGCAAAGTCATCAGCAACTGGAGAATTTTAAAAGATCAGAAGAATTACTTCGGCAGAAATTGAATAATTCAGCAAATAATCCAACACTTTTAATAGAGTTGGGACATAATTATGAACTTCAGCAAAATACAGAAAGAGCAGAGCAATTCTATGCAGAAGCCTTAAGCGCTGTAGACGCTCGTCCTAATTACGCCTATTCCATAGCCAGAACCTTTCAGAAATATAGTTTGCTAAAATATGCTGCAGAAACCTATGAAAAGGCAATGCAGCTAAATAATGAGCTAAACTTTAATATGCAACTGGCAAGAATTTACGGGGAACAGGGTAAAACCGAACTTATGTTTGAGAATTACCTGGAACTTATAGAAGCGAATCCCGACTTTTTCCCAATCGCCAATCGAGAATTCGGCAAGTATATCTCAGCAGATGCTTCAAGTGAAGCCAATACCATTTTCAGAAGGTTATTGCTTACTAAGCTGCAAAAAAATCCCAGGTTGCTTTATAACGAAATGCTCAGCTGGCTTTTTACCCAGGAAGAGGAATTTTTAAAAGCCTTTTCGCAGGAAAAAGCTATTTATAGAAGAAGTGATAAAAGTTTACAGAGCATTTTAAACCTTGCAATTATGGCCAAGGAAGCTTCAGATTTTGAAGCTGCAACAGAAATTGTTGAATACGTAATTCAAGAAGCACCTGTAGAAAATTTGGTTTTACAAGGAAATCAGTTTTTGTTAAAAATACAGCTGAAAAATGAAAATGAGAGAAACTATGCAGAAGTAGAAAAAAGATATGCTGAACTGCTGGAGCAGTTTGGAACCGGTCTCAACACCCTGGCTTTGCAAATAGATTTTGCCAATTTTCTGGCCTTTAAACAGGATAAGCAGGAAGAAGCTATCGGCTTATTAAAAAGGCTTTCAGAGCAGGCTAATCGCGATTTTGATAAAGCGATGATTAAACTGGCGCTTGCAGATATTTTAGTGCTTCAGGAGAAATTTAACGAAGCCCTTATTTATTATTCCCAGGTTCAAAATTTGGTAAAAAACGACCAAATTTCGCAAAATGCACGTTTTAAAGTGGCTAAAACCAGCTATTATAAAGGAGATTTTAAATGGGCCAAACAGCAACTCGATATTTTAAAATCTTCTACTTCGCAACTTATCGCTAATGACGCGATGGAGCTGAGTTTGCTTATTGAAGATAATTCTATAGAAGATACCACTCAAACTGCGCTTAAAAAATATGCTCGCGCCGATTTGCTGGCTTTTCAGGAGAAAAATTTAGAAGCAATTCAACTTTTTGAAGAAATTTTAAACCTTCATAAAGGCGAAAAAATAGAAGATGAAGCTTTGCTCAAGCAAGCTCAACTATTTGAAGAAACAGGACAACCGGAAAAGGCTGAGGACAATTATCTTGCAATTATTGAGAATTTTAATGCTGATATTCTGGCTGATAACGCCCATTATTATTTAGCAGAATTATATGCAAATGAGCTGGAAAACCCTGAAAAAGCCAAAGAATATTACGAGCAAATAATCTTTAACTTTGCCGACAGTATTTATTTTGTGGAAGCCCGCAAAAAGTACCGCGCGCTTAGAGGAGATTACGAAGAAACACCTTAA
- a CDS encoding HTTM domain-containing protein — MLNKWLFKQVDNSALIAFRIIFGLLITIEAVGAIFTGWIRRTLIEPDFTFNFIGFEFLQPLPGNGMLFYYGLMGLFGIFVMLGFKYRFSIFCYTIMWASVYLMQKSSYNNHYYLLMLLCGIMFFLPAHRYLSIDAWKNPEFRKIAMPQWVWLFIVLQLWIVYTYASVAKLYPDWLDGTLPAMLMRGKADYWLVGEILQQTWVRYVITYFGLIFDLLIIPALLWKRTRMPAFILAIFFHLFNSFIFHIGIFPYLSLAFCLFFFPSEKINKYILRNKKPHYDKGEIIVPSYKKPLIVVLALWFVIQIGLPLRHWFFKDNVLWTEEGHRLSWRMMLRSRSGKTTFKVVEKGTTDTIHVNKARYLTRKQMRSVTSKPDMMWQFAQHLKEDYAEKGKDVQVFVKSKISINGRPYEPFIDPKVDLAAEKWHHFKHHDWILPSKLD, encoded by the coding sequence ATGCTCAATAAATGGCTTTTTAAGCAAGTAGATAATTCGGCGCTTATTGCTTTCCGAATTATTTTTGGCTTGCTTATTACCATTGAAGCCGTTGGCGCAATTTTCACCGGTTGGATTCGTAGAACTCTCATTGAGCCCGACTTTACTTTTAATTTTATAGGTTTTGAATTCTTGCAACCGCTGCCGGGTAATGGAATGTTGTTTTACTACGGACTAATGGGTCTTTTTGGCATTTTTGTAATGCTGGGCTTTAAGTACCGTTTCAGTATATTTTGCTATACCATAATGTGGGCATCGGTTTACCTGATGCAAAAATCTTCCTATAACAATCATTATTATTTGCTGATGCTGTTATGCGGAATTATGTTTTTTTTGCCCGCACATCGATATCTCTCCATTGACGCCTGGAAAAACCCAGAATTTAGAAAAATTGCCATGCCGCAATGGGTCTGGCTTTTTATTGTGCTGCAATTATGGATTGTATATACCTATGCATCAGTTGCAAAGTTATACCCAGATTGGCTTGACGGTACCTTACCCGCTATGCTCATGCGCGGAAAAGCCGATTATTGGTTGGTAGGAGAAATACTTCAGCAGACCTGGGTTAGGTATGTTATTACGTATTTCGGGTTAATATTCGATTTATTAATTATTCCTGCACTTTTATGGAAACGAACAAGAATGCCGGCTTTTATCCTCGCCATTTTCTTTCATCTTTTTAATAGTTTTATTTTTCATATTGGGATCTTTCCATATTTGTCCCTGGCTTTTTGTTTGTTCTTTTTTCCTTCAGAAAAAATCAATAAATACATTCTTCGGAACAAAAAACCACATTACGATAAAGGGGAAATTATAGTGCCTTCCTATAAAAAACCACTAATTGTGGTTCTCGCGCTTTGGTTCGTTATCCAAATTGGTTTACCGCTTAGGCACTGGTTTTTTAAGGATAATGTACTCTGGACAGAAGAAGGGCATAGACTAAGCTGGCGGATGATGTTGCGTTCCCGTTCTGGAAAAACCACTTTTAAAGTGGTGGAAAAAGGAACAACCGATACCATTCACGTGAACAAAGCTCGCTATTTAACTAGAAAGCAAATGCGATCTGTAACCAGTAAGCCAGATATGATGTGGCAGTTTGCGCAGCATCTTAAGGAAGATTATGCCGAAAAAGGAAAAGACGTGCAGGTGTTTGTGAAATCTAAAATAAGCATCAACGGTCGTCCTTATGAGCCGTTTATTGATCCAAAAGTAGATCTTGCCGCCGAAAAATGGCATCATTTTAAGCATCACGACTGGATTTTACCTTCAAAATTAGACTAG
- a CDS encoding ribose-phosphate pyrophosphokinase yields MSEATTEAKIFSCTQSKALATKIAAAYGTKLGNVITSTYSDGEFQPSFEESVRGSRVFIIGSTHPGSDHLMEMLLMLDAAKRASARHITAVLPYFGWARQDRKDKPRVPIAAKMIASILETAGATRIITMDLHADQIQGFFEKPVDHLFASTIFLPHLRKLGFDNLTIASPDMGGSKRAYAYSKALESDVVICYKQRAKANTISHMELIGNVEGKNVVLVDDMVDTAGTLTKAADVMMERGAKSVRAICTHPVLSGEAYERIEKSKLQELIVTDSIPLKQDSPKIKVVSCANLFADVMNRVHNNESISSKFIM; encoded by the coding sequence ATGTCAGAAGCAACTACCGAAGCAAAAATTTTTTCCTGTACGCAGAGTAAGGCTTTAGCTACAAAAATAGCGGCTGCTTACGGTACCAAATTAGGAAATGTTATCACCTCTACTTATAGTGATGGAGAATTTCAGCCTTCTTTTGAAGAATCGGTTCGCGGATCTCGAGTTTTTATTATAGGATCTACCCATCCGGGATCAGATCATTTAATGGAAATGCTATTAATGCTGGACGCTGCAAAAAGAGCATCAGCCAGGCATATTACTGCCGTGCTACCGTATTTTGGTTGGGCGCGCCAGGATAGAAAGGATAAACCTAGAGTGCCAATCGCGGCAAAAATGATTGCAAGTATTCTTGAAACTGCCGGGGCAACCAGGATTATTACTATGGATTTGCACGCCGATCAAATTCAGGGATTCTTTGAGAAACCTGTAGACCATTTATTTGCTTCTACAATATTTCTTCCGCATTTAAGAAAATTAGGATTTGATAATTTAACCATTGCATCACCAGATATGGGTGGTTCTAAACGGGCATATGCTTATTCCAAAGCCCTGGAAAGCGATGTGGTTATCTGTTATAAACAAAGAGCCAAAGCCAATACGATTTCACATATGGAACTAATTGGTAATGTAGAAGGAAAAAATGTGGTCTTGGTAGATGATATGGTAGATACTGCCGGAACACTTACTAAAGCTGCTGATGTAATGATGGAGCGTGGCGCTAAAAGTGTACGCGCTATTTGCACGCACCCAGTACTTTCTGGAGAGGCTTACGAGCGAATTGAAAAATCAAAACTTCAGGAATTAATTGTTACCGATTCTATTCCTTTAAAACAAGATAGTCCTAAAATTAAGGTTGTAAGCTGTGCCAATCTTTTTGCCGATGTTATGAATAGGGTACATAACAATGAATCTATTAGTTCTAAATTTATTATGTAA
- the mgtE gene encoding magnesium transporter, translating to MQFQISSELIEKIKFLVAEENNEELLLHLEDVHHADIAEIITELSLEEATYVVKLLDSQKTAEALMELEEGVRERILDTLSAKEIAEELEEMDTDDAADIISELSPERQQNVIAELVDEEHADNIVELLRYDEDSAGGLMAKELVKVQESWSVTGCMTEMREQAENVTRVHSIYVVDSKNKLKGRLSLKDLLTAPSHANISDVYIPQVDFVNVHTEGDEVARIMQKYDLEAIPVVDEMGRLVGRITIDDIVDFIKEEAEKDYQMASGISENVEADDSLLRLTRARLPWLVLGLFGGLGSVYIMKGFEEALEQFPILFFFTPLIAAMAGNVGVQSSAIIVQGLANDNLRGSLLQRLVKEVGLSLINGVALGILVILFGLIVGQDQLVSVTIAASLLSVIIVAALVGTFVPIILNKQGIDPAIATGPFITTSNDIFGIFLFFYISKLVLGF from the coding sequence ATGCAATTTCAAATCAGCAGTGAATTAATTGAGAAAATAAAATTTCTTGTTGCCGAAGAGAATAACGAGGAATTGTTATTGCATCTCGAAGATGTACACCACGCTGATATTGCCGAAATTATAACCGAACTTTCTCTGGAAGAAGCCACGTATGTGGTTAAACTTTTAGACAGCCAGAAAACAGCCGAAGCTTTAATGGAGCTGGAAGAAGGCGTTCGGGAGCGTATTTTAGATACCCTTTCGGCTAAAGAAATTGCCGAAGAGCTGGAAGAAATGGATACCGATGATGCTGCCGATATTATTTCTGAACTTTCTCCTGAACGCCAGCAAAACGTTATCGCAGAACTCGTAGACGAGGAACACGCCGATAATATTGTAGAGCTGCTTCGTTATGATGAAGATTCTGCCGGTGGTCTTATGGCTAAAGAGCTGGTGAAAGTACAGGAGAGCTGGAGTGTGACCGGTTGTATGACAGAGATGCGTGAGCAAGCCGAAAATGTGACCCGGGTACATTCTATCTATGTAGTTGATAGTAAAAATAAATTAAAAGGGCGACTGTCATTAAAAGATTTACTTACCGCGCCAAGTCACGCTAATATTAGCGATGTGTATATACCGCAGGTAGACTTTGTAAATGTGCATACCGAGGGCGATGAAGTAGCTAGAATTATGCAAAAGTATGACCTTGAAGCTATCCCTGTAGTAGATGAAATGGGACGCCTGGTAGGAAGAATTACTATTGATGATATTGTAGATTTTATAAAAGAAGAAGCCGAAAAAGATTACCAAATGGCTTCGGGTATCTCTGAAAATGTAGAAGCCGATGATAGTCTGTTAAGATTAACAAGAGCGCGCTTACCTTGGTTAGTGCTGGGCCTTTTTGGTGGCCTGGGCAGTGTTTATATTATGAAAGGTTTTGAAGAGGCTCTCGAACAATTCCCGATTTTATTCTTTTTTACGCCTTTAATCGCCGCGATGGCGGGAAATGTAGGTGTTCAATCCAGTGCCATAATTGTTCAGGGACTTGCGAATGATAATTTACGTGGTAGCTTATTACAGCGTTTAGTAAAGGAAGTAGGTCTTAGTTTAATAAATGGAGTCGCGTTGGGAATCCTGGTTATTTTATTTGGGTTAATTGTAGGTCAGGATCAATTGGTAAGTGTAACTATAGCTGCTTCTTTACTTTCAGTAATTATTGTTGCCGCTTTGGTGGGAACTTTTGTACCCATCATTTTAAACAAACAGGGTATTGACCCTGCCATTGCTACGGGACCTTTTATCACCACGAGTAATGATATCTTCGGAATTTTTCTCTTTTTCTATATTTCTAAATTGGTGCTTGGGTTTTAA
- a CDS encoding DUF4286 family protein encodes MYIYNVTINVEEAIHDEWLKWMKQEHIPEMLDTGKFKKALMTRVMVTETMGGITYSVQYTAESKAELEKYYEEDADRMRGKSKVFEGKFVAFRTEMQVISEQ; translated from the coding sequence ATGTACATATACAACGTTACCATAAATGTAGAAGAAGCTATTCACGACGAGTGGTTAAAATGGATGAAACAGGAACATATTCCCGAGATGTTGGATACCGGGAAGTTCAAAAAAGCTTTAATGACGCGTGTAATGGTCACCGAAACTATGGGTGGCATCACCTATTCTGTTCAATATACAGCTGAAAGTAAGGCTGAATTGGAGAAATATTACGAAGAGGATGCTGATAGAATGAGAGGAAAAAGTAAAGTTTTTGAAGGTAAATTCGTCGCTTTTAGAACCGAGATGCAAGTAATTAGCGAACAATAA
- a CDS encoding bifunctional riboflavin kinase/FAD synthetase, giving the protein MKIHKGANAFKGEKQTVVTIGTFDGVHAGHQKIIKRLVDAAKIENLESVIFTFFPHPRMVLQKESGLKLINTIEERTEILEKTGIDHLVVHPFTQQFSRLTAQEFVRDILVNRLKAKKVIIGYDHRFGRNRTADINTLKQFGEEYGFDVEEITKQEVDQVAVSSTKIRNALLEGRVEKANSYMQSPFCLTGKVVKGRGLGKEFNYPTANLNIEEDYKLIPKNGVYVVCSKIKGERFFGMMNIGTNPTVGGKDQTIETYFFNLDRDLYGIELKIEMLVRIRDEKKFDSVNALKIAMKQDEAFSRQYIRDNYAQ; this is encoded by the coding sequence TTGAAAATACATAAAGGAGCAAATGCTTTTAAAGGTGAGAAACAAACCGTAGTCACCATCGGTACTTTTGACGGGGTTCACGCCGGGCATCAAAAAATTATAAAACGGCTGGTAGATGCCGCCAAAATTGAAAACCTTGAATCTGTTATCTTTACTTTTTTTCCGCACCCAAGAATGGTTCTGCAAAAAGAAAGCGGGTTAAAACTTATAAATACTATAGAAGAACGTACCGAAATCCTTGAAAAAACAGGGATAGATCATTTGGTGGTGCATCCTTTTACCCAACAATTTTCAAGACTTACCGCGCAAGAATTTGTTCGTGATATTCTGGTAAATCGTTTAAAAGCAAAAAAAGTAATTATTGGTTACGATCATCGTTTTGGTAGAAATCGTACCGCAGATATCAATACCTTAAAACAGTTTGGTGAAGAATATGGTTTTGATGTAGAAGAGATCACCAAACAAGAAGTAGATCAGGTCGCGGTTAGTTCTACAAAAATTAGAAATGCGCTTCTAGAAGGGCGGGTAGAAAAGGCTAATAGTTATATGCAATCTCCTTTTTGCTTAACCGGAAAGGTGGTAAAAGGCCGTGGATTGGGAAAAGAATTTAATTATCCTACCGCTAATTTAAATATTGAAGAAGATTATAAGTTAATTCCGAAAAACGGGGTGTATGTTGTGTGTTCTAAAATTAAAGGAGAACGCTTCTTTGGAATGATGAATATTGGCACCAATCCCACGGTGGGAGGAAAAGACCAAACCATAGAAACTTATTTCTTTAACCTGGACAGGGATCTTTATGGCATCGAGCTAAAAATAGAAATGCTGGTAAGGATTCGCGATGAGAAAAAATTTGATTCTGTAAATGCTTTAAAAATCGCAATGAAACAGGACGAAGCTTTTTCAAGGCAATACATTAGAGATAATTATGCTCAATAA
- a CDS encoding 50S ribosomal protein L25/general stress protein Ctc: MKSITINGSKRESVGKKATKALRNAGQVPCVLYGGDAKPLHFATEEISFNNLVYTPDVHTVEIKFEDGEKFNAILQDIQFHPVTDAILHVDFYQISEDKPITMEIPIHTEGVARGVKNGGVLRYNLRRLKVRGLANELPDYITADVTKLKIGQKLYVTAVADESYEIQHPDNTVICQVRTSRNIVALEDDEDEDEVPADEVPSTETDDVAAVKEGEDN, from the coding sequence ATGAAATCAATTACGATCAACGGATCTAAAAGAGAAAGCGTAGGAAAGAAAGCCACGAAGGCCCTACGTAATGCTGGACAGGTTCCTTGCGTATTATACGGGGGAGATGCCAAGCCGTTGCACTTTGCAACAGAAGAAATTTCGTTTAATAACCTTGTGTACACCCCAGATGTGCATACAGTGGAAATTAAGTTTGAAGACGGCGAGAAGTTTAACGCTATTCTTCAGGATATCCAATTCCACCCGGTTACCGATGCTATTTTGCACGTAGATTTCTACCAGATTAGTGAGGATAAACCAATCACTATGGAAATTCCTATCCATACCGAAGGTGTTGCGAGAGGGGTTAAAAATGGTGGTGTTTTACGTTACAACCTACGTCGTTTAAAAGTAAGAGGTTTGGCTAACGAATTGCCAGATTATATTACTGCAGATGTAACCAAACTTAAAATTGGTCAAAAACTTTATGTTACTGCAGTTGCAGACGAGTCTTACGAGATTCAGCATCCAGACAACACAGTAATTTGCCAGGTTAGAACTTCACGTAACATTGTTGCCCTTGAGGACGACGAAGATGAAGACGAAGTACCAGCAGATGAAGTACCATCTACTGAAACAGATGATGTTGCTGCAGTTAAAGAAGGAGAAGACAATTAA
- the rsmA gene encoding 16S rRNA (adenine(1518)-N(6)/adenine(1519)-N(6))-dimethyltransferase RsmA: MGKYKKKGKTPQAQDGDVRAKKHLGQHFLTDESVAQDIAETLSYKGYNKVLEIGPGMGVLTKYLLKQDAEVHVIEIDTESVTYLQEHYPQLEDRIHQYDFLKYDLGTVFRDEAFAVIGNFPYNISTQIVFKVLELKHQIPEFSGMFQKEVAKRICEKEGNKTYGILSVLVQAFYEAEYLFTVPPSVFNPPPKVDSGVLRLTRKEDFSLPCDEKLFFRVVKTAFQQRRKTLRNSLKSFDLPDNLREDIIFGKRPEQLGFREFIDLTLKIQPYAISNQQ; the protein is encoded by the coding sequence ATGGGGAAATACAAAAAGAAAGGTAAAACACCTCAGGCACAGGATGGTGATGTAAGAGCTAAAAAACACCTTGGCCAGCATTTTTTGACCGATGAAAGTGTGGCGCAGGACATAGCTGAAACGCTTAGCTATAAAGGCTATAATAAAGTTTTGGAAATAGGCCCGGGAATGGGCGTTTTAACCAAATATCTTCTCAAACAGGATGCTGAAGTTCACGTAATTGAAATTGATACAGAAAGTGTTACTTACCTTCAGGAGCATTACCCACAACTTGAAGATAGAATTCATCAATACGATTTTCTAAAATACGACCTGGGAACGGTTTTTCGAGATGAAGCTTTTGCGGTTATTGGAAATTTTCCTTATAATATTTCAACCCAAATTGTTTTTAAGGTTTTAGAGTTAAAACATCAAATTCCTGAATTTTCAGGAATGTTTCAAAAGGAAGTTGCTAAGCGAATTTGTGAGAAAGAAGGCAATAAAACCTACGGAATCCTCTCGGTACTGGTGCAGGCTTTTTATGAAGCCGAGTATTTGTTTACCGTGCCACCTTCAGTATTTAATCCGCCGCCAAAAGTAGATAGCGGAGTATTGCGATTAACCCGAAAGGAAGATTTTAGCCTACCTTGTGATGAAAAACTGTTTTTTAGAGTCGTAAAAACAGCATTTCAGCAGCGTAGAAAAACCTTGCGAAATAGTTTAAAAAGTTTCGATTTACCCGATAATCTAAGGGAAGATATTATATTTGGAAAACGCCCGGAACAACTAGGTTTCCGGGAATTTATCGATTTGACCCTTAAAATTCAGCCTTATGCAATTTCAAATCAGCAGTGA
- a CDS encoding CIA30 family protein has product MSSLLIFDFSTTNDWSGWEVENDVVMGGNSSSQLERSPEGNAVFKGTVSLENNGGFASLQYHFPSKNIKNYTKAFIKIKGDGKEYQFRVKSNLNDRASYIYTFKTTGDWQTVEIPLNKLTPTFRGRKLDIPNFPGDEIQEVRFLIGNKRAEDFRLIIDRIELK; this is encoded by the coding sequence ATGAGCAGTTTACTCATTTTCGACTTTAGTACTACAAATGACTGGTCGGGTTGGGAAGTAGAAAACGATGTGGTGATGGGAGGAAATTCTTCCAGCCAACTGGAACGCAGTCCTGAAGGCAATGCTGTTTTTAAAGGTACCGTTTCCCTGGAAAACAATGGAGGTTTTGCTTCATTGCAATACCATTTTCCTTCTAAAAACATCAAAAATTACACTAAAGCATTTATTAAAATAAAAGGAGACGGAAAGGAATATCAGTTCAGGGTGAAGTCTAATCTAAACGATAGAGCTTCCTATATCTACACTTTCAAAACTACAGGAGACTGGCAAACTGTGGAGATTCCATTAAATAAATTGACGCCAACCTTCAGAGGCCGAAAACTGGATATCCCTAACTTTCCTGGAGATGAAATTCAGGAAGTGCGGTTTTTAATTGGAAATAAAAGGGCTGAAGACTTCCGACTTATAATTGACAGGATCGAGTTGAAGTAA
- the serS gene encoding serine--tRNA ligase: MLQVNNIRENKQEFIKALKKRNFEAESILEEVLQLDEKRRATQVKLDDILAESNRLSKEIGMMFKNGEHQKANLIKEKTGNLKEDSKALSEELSETVAKLETLLYTIPNVPHESVPAGTSEDDNEEIFKEGDVPVLAEGSLPHWELAKKYDIIDFELGNKVTGAGFPVYKGKGARLQRALITYFLDKAIDAGYTEYQLPLMINEASGLGTGQLPDKEGQMYHIPADDLYMIPTAEVPMTNMYRDRLLTDKDFPIACTGYTPCFRREAGSYGAHVRGLNRLHQFDKVELVRIEKPEDSYAALDNMVEHIKDILADLKLPYRILRLCGGDLGFTSALTYDFEVFSTAQDRWLEISSVSNFETFQANRLKLRYKNKEGKKELVHTLNGSALALPRVLAGILENYQTEDGIKVPDVLVPYTGFDLID, translated from the coding sequence ATGTTACAGGTTAATAATATCAGGGAAAATAAGCAGGAATTCATTAAGGCACTCAAAAAACGAAATTTTGAAGCCGAAAGTATTCTTGAGGAGGTATTGCAGTTAGACGAAAAACGTCGGGCAACCCAGGTGAAACTCGATGATATTTTAGCTGAATCTAACAGGCTTTCCAAAGAAATTGGGATGATGTTTAAAAATGGTGAACATCAAAAAGCCAATCTCATCAAAGAAAAAACCGGGAATCTAAAGGAAGATTCTAAAGCACTTTCAGAGGAGCTTTCTGAAACTGTAGCAAAACTGGAAACTTTGCTTTATACTATTCCTAACGTTCCCCACGAATCTGTGCCTGCAGGAACTTCCGAAGATGATAACGAAGAGATCTTTAAAGAGGGGGATGTACCTGTGCTTGCTGAAGGTTCGCTTCCACATTGGGAACTTGCCAAGAAATACGATATTATAGATTTTGAACTGGGTAATAAAGTAACCGGTGCAGGTTTCCCTGTGTATAAAGGGAAAGGCGCACGTTTACAAAGAGCTTTGATCACTTATTTTTTAGATAAAGCTATTGATGCCGGTTATACCGAATATCAATTACCCTTAATGATCAATGAAGCTTCAGGTTTAGGAACGGGACAATTACCGGATAAAGAAGGTCAAATGTATCACATCCCGGCCGATGATCTTTATATGATCCCAACTGCCGAGGTGCCTATGACGAATATGTATCGCGACCGTTTGTTAACCGATAAAGATTTTCCAATTGCATGTACCGGCTACACTCCATGTTTTAGACGGGAAGCAGGTTCTTATGGCGCCCACGTTCGCGGACTTAATCGTTTACATCAATTTGATAAAGTGGAGCTGGTAAGAATTGAAAAACCTGAAGATTCTTATGCGGCTTTAGATAATATGGTTGAGCATATTAAAGATATTCTGGCCGATCTAAAATTACCTTACCGAATTTTAAGGCTTTGTGGTGGTGATCTTGGTTTTACTTCAGCGCTTACTTACGATTTTGAGGTTTTTTCTACCGCACAAGATCGTTGGTTGGAAATTAGCTCGGTTTCAAATTTTGAAACTTTCCAGGCTAACCGACTTAAACTTCGCTATAAGAATAAGGAAGGAAAAAAGGAATTGGTGCACACACTTAATGGAAGTGCTTTGGCCCTGCCGCGTGTTCTTGCAGGAATTCTGGAGAACTATCAAACCGAAGACGGAATTAAAGTTCCTGATGTCTTGGTGCCTTACACAGGTTTCGATCTTATAGATTAA
- the pth gene encoding aminoacyl-tRNA hydrolase yields MLSFFGKILSKKKPQEEEQDPMKKFLIVGLGNPGPKYENTRHNIGFKILDYIAEKEEVSFSTEKLGDIATFKFKGRTFIMLKPSTYMNLSGKAVNYWLQKEKIELQNLLVITDDLNLAFGTIRLKTKGSDGGHNGLKDIQNTLNTTKYNRFRFGISDEFSKGQQVDYVLGEWGEEERKELPERLQKSAELVKSFGTAGVSNTMNSFNGK; encoded by the coding sequence ATGCTGTCTTTCTTCGGAAAAATACTCAGTAAGAAAAAGCCCCAGGAAGAAGAACAAGATCCCATGAAGAAATTTTTGATCGTAGGACTGGGAAATCCAGGTCCTAAGTATGAGAACACCCGTCACAATATTGGATTCAAAATATTAGATTATATAGCCGAAAAGGAAGAGGTGAGTTTTTCTACAGAAAAATTAGGAGATATAGCTACATTTAAGTTTAAAGGCCGAACCTTTATAATGCTAAAACCTTCAACTTATATGAATTTAAGCGGGAAGGCTGTTAACTACTGGCTTCAAAAAGAGAAAATTGAATTACAGAATTTATTGGTAATTACAGATGATTTAAATTTAGCATTCGGTACTATTCGGCTAAAAACCAAAGGTAGTGATGGTGGCCATAACGGCTTAAAAGACATTCAAAATACCTTAAACACCACAAAATACAATAGGTTTAGATTTGGAATTAGTGATGAGTTTTCTAAAGGCCAGCAGGTAGATTATGTTTTAGGAGAATGGGGAGAAGAAGAGAGAAAAGAATTGCCAGAACGTTTACAGAAATCAGCCGAATTGGTAAAATCTTTTGGCACTGCAGGCGTTTCAAATACTATGAATTCATTTAACGGAAAATAA